CTAGAACAGGAAGCTTAGCAGAACCACCTGAGGATCTTATTTAAACTAAACAATCCTAAATCCCCTTCCCTAACTAACTTCAAACTGTCAAAGAAAAACTATAGCTAGACAGTAGTTAAAGccataaaaacagattttattcaggactGTTGCAATAATGGAAAAGAGACCTCAGTATAGAACAGGGCTCAATTCCAAATACAGCATGGACAAGTAGTAATTTATGGCCAAGGGACAGGGTTGGGGGGTCTATGAATGGAAAGTTATTAAGAGGTAAAAGGGGAGATCCTGGCTAAACTGATCTAACAGGATCTTTGCTGAAGGTGGGCCAGGGTGATCAGACATCACTTCGGGGGTGGTGGAGGGTAAGGAACTTGATCATATTTGGAGAGCGATCAGATGTCCAGGGTGGGGAGTTCTTGataaactgacttagcagggtTCTTGCTAATACTATATTTTACAAGGAAGCACACAGATGGGTCTAGGACAAGGTTCAGGAAgctgactaaagtttggtcaagcaaAGAATCTTTGTCAATACCTAGAGTCAGATGTGCCATTTTCAGGATCGGGAGAGGGTACAGGTACACAGGTAGACTATGTATCCCTCATAGCCCTCCAGATTCTGGCATAGAGTGAGGGGTATAAGATCAGTAATCACCATGGGAAGGGGAATGTTTGTATGCAACTGAGAAAAGTCCTCCAGTAACTTTCACACATCATCTCCAGGTCCCTGGGAGAAACACTGCTCCATTCCTATGCCTTGTAATATTATTCCCCAGATCTTTAGATCGAGCACCTTGTCAACTTTCAGACCCCTGATCTTtcagccaatctcaaaaggtctCTAAGGCACACACATGGAAGCCTCCATATGGCCGACaacttttctcatttaaacttTTTCGATCTTTAATATTCTTGTCCTCTACCAAAGGGACCTTCAATCATTAAACATACTAAGACATTCTATTAGAAGAGGAGCTCTAATACTgataaagtgaaaaggcaacgTTACTTCCAACAAGCCACTTAAGATTAAATGTTGCCATCGTTAATGTAAAATGTTACTAGCACTATGAACTTAAAATCTGGGCACCCACacaaaatttttggaaaaagCCTTTTCATACCAAGCCCACAGATTCTCCATCATCAATCCCCCATAAGTCCATATCCATATTAAACAAGAAAGGAGGGATGATATAGTAGGGGTAGGGGTGAGGGGGCAAGTTAAAGGGGTTTAGAGCAATATTCTTATTCTTCTCTTTGAACTACAAATTCCTCCAACACTTCTTGCTTTTGGCTGAAACATTCCAGGGTAAAATACGAAGCAGTTCTAAGTGTTATCCCTGAGGGTCCTATCTGTGCACTAACCAATGATTAAAGCAATTTCCACATCTTATTTATGTAGGACTGACACAAATGGGAAGAGTTAAGGTACTCAAGAAAGATAGAATTTCAACTGAAATGCTTTCTGGAAAAGCAGTGGGCTATGAAACTATTGAATAactcttttcagtttttaaagattaaaatgcaACACATTTCAATCACAACTAAAGCCTGGAATTCAAATTGAAGTGTGACCCCCCCCCAAAATACATTGGCATCCCAATGAGCTAATTTCTACTAAAGAAAGAAGAGCTTCTGGGGAATTTGGGAGTCCATACAGCCTGTTCTGGAGGGAcatggagagaaaagataaatcttTGGAGTCAGAGAAATTAGAGCTGAGATCATGATTTAGGATTAGGTAACTTGAGCTAGTTCTGTCTCTTCTCTTGgtgtctgttttctcctctgcagTGGGGGCAGAGGAGTGATAACAGTATCTTGCAAGATTATTAGGAAAACCAGCCATGATAACAGTAACAATAAGAACACTGCAAAAGGTAGTTgtgtatgaaaatattttttaacagcaTACTCTAGGTCCCCAAGAATCAGTGGAGGGACTTTCGTTTTAAATTCTACTACTACGCAGGTGCCTCCTGAGTTTGCATTAGGAAAAAGCACCTGCTCCTCTCATGATGCTTCCACCTAAACGTTACTTAGTTTGGTTTAAACCCCCAGAAATGTGACCTCGGGTAAGCACTCAGAAACATTTTAAGACTCTTAAACTTTACATTTaagatttttgtatttcttgAGTTGAAGCTGCCCCCATTAATTTTCACTTGTTCCCCTCAAAACTATTTACTGAAATGACTGTTATTCCTTTGAAGTGAGAATATTTCCGGGATGGTGTAGTAAATAGTGCGAATGGTTGTGTCTCACACGCTTAGGGCACCTGAAATAGCTATTTACCTTCCTTTGGACAAACAACAACTCCCAAAGAGTCcactctttgtttgtttttttaaccaatgCATATCTTCTAATAAAGAGGTGTCAAAACAAAAGTCCTAATTTTTCAAATTGCTTTTAATGTGGCTAAAGTATGGGACAATTTCTCTTGTATTGGTCTCCCTGTTAAAATTAAGTATTCTAGCTAAAGCgtttaataaacaaaatatatcaacTCAACTCCAACCATCTTcactttatttcatctttctctctctctctctctctctctctctctctctctctctctctctctcacacacacacacacacacaccactgcaatcaaagaaaaattgtGTACAAAAGCTTGTGTGGCAAACTCCtaattaatgatgaaaactcCTTGGAGCCCCGGTGCCGTTTTCCCAATAGactgctatttttaaatatttctccttgAAAACAACAGCATGATTAATGCCACATTCCTGTTGAAATTACTTATGCAGAAACAACAAAGTACTATGAGCAATTATGAAAAACACTTTATTATGTATAATTTGTACATGCTTCAATTTGTGATGCTTGGGGTGATTTATTTTCCAGGTTGTGATGTCATCTACCAGATTTACCTGATCTAATTTTCATCCTGTCATGCCACCtacaaaaatacaattttcaaagtgaagttctctttctttatttaaataaaaagtaaaagctttttatttgaaaaagctttgaaaagcTTGTCAGACagataaaataagaatagaataCTTTGCACACGTATCAACACCATACAAGGCATTACCCTTCACACAGTAACACCTAATGTGTTCTTTTATTTGGAAACAGCAGGAAAAGAGCCCCCTTTTCCTCAGAGGCAGATGCAAACTTTGCTGCTAAAGCCAAACTCTGGGGATGAAGGTGTGGTCCTCTGGGgaaagtgggggcagggggacttATGGAGAAGGGTGGACGCCTCATAAGCACTTCAGGAGGAAGGAATTGCAGGAGGTTCCTCGGGGACAGTCGCACAGCTTCCCGATCCTAGCTCCTTTTCGCACGGCGCACTGCTCTCCCGCGTCACACTGCGAACAATACAATGTGTAGTCACCCTGCACACGCATGTCCATGCTCCCAACAGGCACGTCTCCCCGTCAACACAAAGTCTGCCTCATGGGAGAGACAGATGAACCCTACCACCATCACCATGGGTCTAAGTACAGTCAGGCCTGAAACGAGGAGAGCCTTGTGCTTATAATTTCAGCGAGagaacataaaaagaaagaaatttaaattattgaaCCCGTCTTACTTTCTTCTACCTTTTGTGGGGAAGCTACATTTCCTGGCTCCTTTAATTGctcatccaaaagaaaaaaaaatcaacaagaccTTTTTATCTAAGAGATAAACAGTAGACAGACATTCTCACACCCCCTGCTCCGTGTACCCTCCTCACTCCAAGAAgatcaaaatgtgtgtgtgtgtgtgtgtatgtgtgtgtgtgtgtgtgtgtgtgtgtgtgtgcgcgcgcgcgcgctttTCAAGGAAGGTGACCAGACCTGAATCAAGATTTTTGACCCTAgaacttagatttttaaaaacctggcaGTGGTCcggaaggcaggaagaaaattAGAGGAACAAGCACTGACTGGATTTAAGGGCTCTTCCAACTCAGAGAATTCTTTGTGAGGtgaaaagaacacatttttagGAAATACTGCTTTCCACAGAAACCCAAGGGCTGATTCCTGGCACAAACTGTTCAATCCTCCGAAATGGTCGATCTACTCTTTAACCTTAGAGACCAAGGGGCAAGGGCTGACGGTGGAAACAAAGGGGAGCCCACAGAATTCTGCAAACCCATTATCTGAATTATTTGCCACATCCTGGAGAGAAGGTTGTGTAAAAGACTCCAGGTGGTGTATTTCCTCTTGGAAAAGCATGGGGAGGGGCGACCCCAAAGCCTTACCATGGGGACTTGGCCATACTTCTTCTCATAAATCGGAATACGTTTACTCTTGAGCTTCTTCAGAACTTCCTGCAGTGCTTCGATCTGCAACACACCGCCCGCAGAGCCCCAAGTTGCCGCCTTGGCTGTGCGCCCAGCCCCGGTGCTCTCTTCCAGCCCTAGTTATAAGGAACCCCAGAGCCACACACACTCCTCCCCTGGACTCCACAAAGAGGGATGTTCAAGGGGTGGAAACTTAGCGAACGCTGTCCCACGAACTGACCGCAGGTCCAGGAGCCTCGGAGACTCCTGTTGCTCCGAGGAGCCGGGATCAGGGATTCGCTCTACAGACTGTCTGGAGCCCGTGGGCTCAAGACGTTCTTCGGGTAACAGCGGGAGCCGGGAATCTGCGCCCACCTCCCCGGGCCCTGACttaggaatgggggtggggaggcagggagagaggaaggacgCGCACAAAGGAAGGAACCTTGCGGCAGCCCAGGGGAGTCTGGGGCGGGGGAGATACAGACCAGCTCCTTCTCATGGGAGG
This genomic interval from Phocoena sinus isolate mPhoSin1 chromosome 3, mPhoSin1.pri, whole genome shotgun sequence contains the following:
- the CARTPT gene encoding cocaine- and amphetamine-regulated transcript protein; the encoded protein is MESPRLRLLPLLGAALLLLLPLLGTLAQEGAELQPRALDIYSAVEDASHEKELIEALQEVLKKLKSKRIPIYEKKYGQVPMCDAGEQCAVRKGARIGKLCDCPRGTSCNSFLLKCL